A genomic region of Ensifer adhaerens contains the following coding sequences:
- the iolB gene encoding 5-deoxy-glucuronate isomerase, whose protein sequence is MSKLLVKPKAKSGLMQNVTPESAGWTYVGFALERLKAGETTEGETGDKEICLVLVSGKAKVAVDGESFGELGERMTPFEGQPYAVYIPKGSRWQATATSNLDLAICSAPGGDGFKAKVIAPGTHPQMTRGKGTNTRYVTNIMPEDDGSAQSLLVVEVITPGGHTSSYPPHKHDQDDLPAESYLEETYYHRLNPPQGFAMQRVYTDDRSLDETMAVEDGDVTLVPRGYHPVAAVHGYDVYYLNVMAGPKRIWKFHNAREHEWLFTGV, encoded by the coding sequence ATGTCCAAGCTGCTCGTCAAACCGAAGGCCAAATCAGGCCTCATGCAAAACGTGACGCCGGAGAGCGCCGGCTGGACCTATGTCGGCTTCGCGCTCGAGCGGCTGAAGGCCGGCGAGACGACCGAAGGCGAGACCGGCGACAAGGAAATCTGCCTGGTGCTGGTTTCCGGCAAGGCGAAAGTCGCCGTCGACGGCGAAAGCTTCGGCGAACTCGGCGAGCGCATGACCCCCTTCGAGGGCCAGCCCTACGCCGTCTACATTCCGAAGGGCAGCCGCTGGCAGGCAACGGCCACCTCGAACCTCGACCTCGCCATCTGCTCGGCGCCGGGCGGCGACGGCTTCAAGGCGAAGGTCATTGCGCCCGGAACCCATCCGCAAATGACCCGCGGCAAGGGCACCAATACCCGCTACGTCACCAACATCATGCCGGAAGACGACGGCTCGGCGCAGTCGCTGCTCGTCGTCGAGGTGATCACGCCCGGCGGCCATACTTCTTCCTACCCGCCGCACAAGCATGATCAGGACGACCTGCCGGCCGAAAGCTATCTGGAAGAGACCTATTACCACCGCCTGAACCCGCCGCAGGGTTTTGCCATGCAGCGCGTCTATACGGACGATCGGTCGCTCGACGAGACCATGGCGGTCGAAGACGGCGACGTGACGCTGGTGCCGAGGGGCTATCATCCGGTCGCCGCCGTGCATGGCTACGACGTCTATTACCTCAATGTCATGGCCGGGCCGAAGCGCATCTGGAAGTTCCACAACGCCCGCGAACACGAGTGGCTGTTCACCGGCGTGTAA
- a CDS encoding bifunctional 5-dehydro-2-deoxygluconokinase/5-dehydro-2-deoxyphosphogluconate aldolase codes for MSQNVSAQGAKPLDLITIGRASVDLYGQQIGTRLEDVSSFAKSVGGCPCNISVGTARLGLKSALLTRVGDEQMGRFIREQLTREGVETRGIVTDPERLTALAILAVENDKTFPLLFYRDNCADNALCEDDVSEEFIRSARAVLVSGTHFSKPNTDAAQRKAIRIAKENGAKVVFDIDYRPNLWGLAGHDAGESRYIASDRVSAHLKTVLADCDLIVGTEEEVLIASGESDLLQALKTIRSLSKATIVLKRGPMGCIVYDGPISDNLEDGIVGKGFPIEVYNVLGAGDAFMSGFLRGWLRNEPHATSATWANACGAFAVSRLLCAPEIPTWTELQFFLEKGSRERALRKDEAINHVHWATTRRRDIPLLMALAIDHRSQLEDMAAGDPALLARIPAFKVLAVKAAAQVAAGRSGFGMLIDDKYGRDALYAAGAHRDFWIGKPIELPGSRPLQFEFSQDLGSRLIDWPVDHCIKVLSFYHPDDPAELKAQQVAKLRSAFEAARKVGREILIEIIAGKHGKLDDQTIPRALTELYDAGLKPDWWKLEPQASRGAWAAIDAVIEARDPLCRGVVLLGLEAPYEQLKDGFAAARTSKTVRGFAVGRTIFADAGRAWLGGTMSDDQAIADMAGKFKALVDLWLQLGETKAA; via the coding sequence GTGAGCCAGAACGTTTCGGCACAGGGAGCCAAGCCGCTCGACCTGATCACCATCGGCCGAGCCTCGGTCGATCTCTATGGCCAGCAGATCGGCACGCGGCTCGAGGACGTTTCGAGTTTTGCGAAGTCGGTCGGCGGATGCCCCTGCAATATTTCGGTCGGCACGGCGCGCCTCGGCCTCAAGTCGGCCTTGCTCACCCGCGTCGGCGACGAACAGATGGGGCGCTTCATCCGCGAGCAGCTCACCCGTGAAGGCGTCGAGACACGCGGCATCGTCACCGATCCGGAGCGGCTGACAGCGCTCGCGATCCTCGCGGTCGAAAACGACAAGACCTTCCCGCTGCTCTTCTATCGCGACAACTGCGCCGACAACGCGCTCTGCGAAGACGACGTTTCGGAAGAGTTCATCCGCTCCGCCCGCGCCGTGCTTGTCTCGGGCACGCATTTCTCCAAGCCGAACACCGATGCCGCCCAGCGCAAGGCGATCCGCATTGCCAAGGAAAACGGCGCGAAGGTCGTCTTCGACATCGACTACCGCCCGAACCTCTGGGGCCTTGCCGGCCATGACGCCGGCGAAAGCCGATACATTGCGTCTGACCGGGTTTCGGCGCACCTGAAAACGGTTCTTGCCGATTGCGACCTGATCGTCGGTACGGAAGAGGAAGTGCTGATCGCCTCGGGCGAAAGCGACCTGCTCCAGGCACTGAAGACGATCCGCTCGCTCTCCAAGGCGACGATCGTCTTGAAGCGCGGACCGATGGGCTGCATCGTCTATGACGGCCCGATCTCCGACAATCTCGAAGACGGTATCGTCGGCAAGGGCTTCCCGATCGAGGTCTATAACGTGCTTGGCGCCGGCGACGCCTTCATGTCCGGGTTCCTGCGCGGCTGGCTGAGGAACGAGCCGCACGCGACGTCTGCCACCTGGGCCAATGCCTGCGGCGCCTTCGCCGTCTCGCGCCTGCTCTGCGCGCCTGAAATCCCGACCTGGACGGAACTGCAGTTCTTCCTGGAAAAGGGCAGCAGGGAACGGGCTCTGCGCAAGGATGAGGCGATCAACCACGTTCACTGGGCAACCACACGCCGCCGCGATATCCCGCTTCTGATGGCGCTGGCGATCGACCATCGCAGCCAGCTCGAGGACATGGCTGCCGGCGACCCCGCGCTGCTCGCCCGCATTCCCGCCTTCAAGGTTCTGGCGGTGAAGGCCGCCGCACAGGTGGCGGCCGGCCGCTCCGGCTTCGGCATGCTGATCGATGACAAATACGGTCGCGACGCGCTTTACGCCGCCGGCGCGCACCGCGATTTCTGGATCGGCAAGCCGATCGAACTTCCGGGCTCGCGGCCGCTGCAGTTCGAATTCAGCCAGGATCTCGGCAGCCGCCTGATCGACTGGCCGGTCGATCACTGCATCAAGGTGCTCTCCTTCTACCACCCGGATGATCCGGCAGAGCTGAAAGCCCAGCAGGTGGCAAAGCTCCGCTCGGCCTTCGAGGCGGCGCGCAAGGTTGGTCGTGAGATCCTGATCGAAATCATTGCCGGCAAGCATGGCAAGCTCGACGACCAGACCATTCCGCGGGCGCTGACCGAACTCTACGATGCCGGCCTCAAGCCGGACTGGTGGAAGCTCGAGCCGCAGGCAAGCCGCGGCGCCTGGGCAGCGATCGATGCCGTCATCGAGGCGCGCGATCCGCTCTGCCGCGGCGTGGTGCTCTTGGGCCTCGAAGCGCCCTATGAGCAACTCAAGGACGGCTTTGCAGCCGCCCGCACCTCGAAGACGGTCCGGGGCTTTGCCGTCGGCCGCACGATCTTCGCCGATGCCGGCCGGGCCTGGCTCGGCGGCACGATGAGCGACGACCAGGCGATCGCCGACATGGCCGGAAAATTCAAGGCGCTGGTCGATCTCTGGCTGCAACTGGGTGAAACAAAGGCGGCATAG
- a CDS encoding DUF2268 domain-containing putative Zn-dependent protease (predicted Zn-dependent protease with a strongly conserved HExxH motif), whose translation MLDLRVHFLEAYGSLAPWREEVLRQVRDTAHRVGARVPASDSAAPIDVVVENRPGETIPEMGVAGSCYRRGLVCLTLDPDNENFHPSLAAEEVRRMLTHELHHSFRHATCGYGSKLGEALVTEGLADAFEAEINGGDGHAWNHAIAAGDWTGLLERAERELWEDGYDHAGWFFGCDRALPRWAGYTIGYHLVKTYLAANPDARPSQMTATPASVVIGEAWAPLKEGLYAAA comes from the coding sequence ATGCTGGACCTGCGTGTTCACTTCCTTGAAGCGTATGGATCGCTTGCCCCCTGGCGCGAAGAGGTTCTTCGCCAGGTGCGCGATACCGCCCATCGGGTCGGCGCGCGTGTCCCTGCCTCGGACAGTGCCGCTCCCATCGATGTCGTCGTTGAAAACAGGCCGGGCGAGACCATTCCGGAAATGGGCGTGGCCGGTAGTTGCTACCGCAGGGGCCTGGTCTGCCTCACGCTCGACCCTGACAACGAGAATTTTCATCCCAGTCTCGCCGCCGAAGAAGTGCGGAGAATGCTGACGCATGAACTCCATCATTCCTTCCGCCACGCGACCTGCGGCTATGGTTCCAAGCTCGGCGAAGCCTTGGTCACCGAAGGCCTTGCTGATGCCTTCGAGGCGGAGATAAACGGCGGCGACGGCCATGCCTGGAATCACGCGATTGCGGCAGGCGATTGGACGGGCTTGCTGGAGCGCGCCGAGCGGGAACTCTGGGAAGACGGCTATGATCATGCCGGTTGGTTCTTCGGCTGCGATCGCGCGCTGCCGCGCTGGGCGGGCTATACGATCGGCTATCACCTCGTGAAAACCTATCTTGCAGCCAACCCCGACGCGCGCCCGTCACAGATGACAGCGACGCCTGCATCCGTCGTCATCGGCGAAGCCTGGGCGCCGTTGAAGGAAGGTCTTTACGCCGCCGCCTGA
- a CDS encoding Gfo/Idh/MocA family protein, whose translation MGSKRKLGIGLIGTGFMGKTHALGFTIAARVFDLPFELDLVSVADVTVESAERARGQLGFRKATADWRELLTDPDIDIIDITTPNLLHKEMALAAIAHGKHVYCEKPLAPTVAECREMVEAAEKAGVVTQVGFNYLKNPLIFLAKDIIESGEIGEIRSMRGIHAEDFMADAQVPWGWRLNPASGGGALADIGSHIIASMRHLVGPIKQVLAETIIQIPERPIAAGSSETRAVEVDDITRAFVRFENGATGSFEASWIATGRKMQHDFEIYGSKGSIVFTQERLNEIRLYKTGDDIRTRGFRTIWAGPEHPPYGAFCVAPGHQIGFNDLKAIEVKEFLDAIAAGKSPSTDFREGYEVQKVLSATYQSAKTNEWVHI comes from the coding sequence ATGGGCAGCAAGCGCAAACTCGGCATCGGCCTGATCGGCACGGGCTTCATGGGCAAGACCCATGCGCTCGGCTTCACCATTGCCGCGCGGGTCTTCGACCTGCCGTTCGAGCTCGATCTCGTATCGGTCGCCGACGTGACCGTCGAAAGTGCGGAGCGCGCTCGCGGCCAGCTCGGTTTCCGCAAGGCGACGGCCGACTGGCGCGAGCTTCTGACCGATCCGGATATCGACATCATCGACATCACCACGCCGAACCTCTTGCACAAGGAGATGGCGCTGGCGGCGATCGCCCATGGCAAGCATGTCTATTGCGAAAAGCCGTTGGCACCGACCGTTGCCGAATGCCGCGAGATGGTGGAGGCGGCGGAAAAAGCCGGCGTCGTCACCCAGGTCGGCTTCAACTATCTGAAGAATCCACTGATCTTCCTTGCCAAGGACATTATTGAAAGCGGCGAGATCGGCGAGATCCGTTCGATGCGCGGCATCCATGCGGAAGACTTCATGGCCGATGCGCAAGTTCCGTGGGGCTGGCGCCTGAACCCGGCCAGCGGCGGCGGCGCGCTTGCCGATATCGGCAGCCATATCATCGCCTCCATGCGCCACCTCGTCGGCCCGATCAAACAGGTGCTCGCCGAGACCATCATCCAGATCCCGGAACGCCCGATCGCCGCCGGCTCCAGCGAAACCCGCGCCGTCGAGGTCGATGACATTACCCGCGCCTTCGTGCGGTTCGAAAACGGCGCCACCGGCAGCTTCGAGGCAAGCTGGATCGCGACCGGCCGCAAGATGCAGCACGATTTCGAAATCTACGGCTCGAAGGGCAGCATCGTCTTTACCCAGGAGCGGCTGAACGAGATCCGCCTCTACAAGACCGGCGACGATATCCGCACGCGCGGCTTCCGCACCATCTGGGCAGGGCCCGAACATCCGCCCTATGGCGCCTTCTGCGTCGCGCCCGGCCACCAGATCGGCTTCAACGACCTGAAGGCGATCGAGGTCAAGGAGTTCCTCGACGCGATCGCCGCGGGCAAGTCGCCGTCGACCGATTTCCGCGAAGGCTATGAGGTGCAGAAGGTGCTCTCGGCGACCTATCAATCGGCCAAGACAAACGAATGGGTGCATATCTAA
- the iolE gene encoding myo-inosose-2 dehydratase, whose translation MIRYGTNPIAWSNDDDHSIGAHLTLDDCLSDCQKIGFDGIEKGHKMPSDPAALKQKLGSYDLVFVSGWHSTNLLTHDVEAEKKAIQPHLDLLKHNGCKVAIVCETSNAIHGDDGKSVANDKPVLPADQWKKFGADLEAIAQYCADQGIDLVYHHHMGTIVQTGEEIDLLMQNTGPATKLLLDTGHAWFGGSDPVEVAKKYMHRVRHIHCKNVRPAVRKVVEGEGLSFLEGVRRGVFTVPGDSEGGVDFVPVLKIAAEHNYSGWLVIEAEQDSTVRNPFEYQSLGLKSLKAFAKEAGLDK comes from the coding sequence ATGATCCGCTACGGAACCAACCCGATCGCCTGGAGCAACGACGACGATCATTCGATCGGAGCGCATCTGACGCTCGATGACTGCCTCTCCGATTGCCAGAAGATCGGCTTCGACGGCATCGAGAAAGGCCACAAGATGCCATCCGACCCGGCGGCGCTGAAGCAGAAGCTTGGCTCCTATGATCTCGTCTTCGTCTCCGGCTGGCACTCGACCAACCTGCTCACCCATGACGTCGAGGCCGAGAAGAAGGCGATCCAGCCGCATCTCGACCTCCTGAAGCACAATGGCTGCAAGGTGGCGATCGTCTGCGAAACCTCGAACGCGATCCATGGCGACGACGGAAAGTCGGTCGCCAACGACAAGCCGGTTCTGCCGGCCGACCAGTGGAAGAAGTTCGGCGCCGACCTCGAAGCGATCGCGCAATATTGCGCCGACCAGGGCATCGACCTCGTCTACCATCACCACATGGGCACGATCGTCCAGACCGGCGAGGAAATCGATCTCCTGATGCAGAACACCGGGCCGGCGACCAAGCTGCTGCTCGACACCGGCCACGCCTGGTTCGGCGGTTCCGACCCGGTCGAGGTCGCGAAGAAATACATGCACCGCGTCCGCCACATCCATTGCAAGAACGTGCGGCCTGCCGTGCGCAAGGTCGTCGAGGGCGAAGGCCTCTCCTTCCTCGAAGGCGTGCGCCGCGGTGTCTTCACGGTTCCCGGCGACAGCGAGGGTGGCGTCGACTTCGTCCCCGTGCTGAAGATCGCGGCCGAGCACAACTATTCCGGCTGGCTGGTGATCGAGGCCGAACAGGATTCGACCGTGCGCAACCCGTTCGAATACCAGTCGCTCGGGCTGAAGTCGCTGAAGGCCTTCGCCAAGGAAGCCGGGCTCGACAAGTAG
- a CDS encoding class II glutamine amidotransferase, protein MCRWAAYRGEPLYLEELVTSPAHSLIEQSHCATRAKTATNGDGFGIAWYGDHPEPGRYRDILPAWSDCNLKSIARQIRSPLFLAHVRAATGGGTRRDNCHPFVFGRWSFMHNGQIGDFEHLRRPMESMLDNDLYSARTGTTDSELLFLLAMQFGLDRDPLGAIAEALAFIEQLAEHLERQVLVRFTAAFSDGQDLYAVRYASDWKAPTLYAAPMGPSGGYCLVSEPLNDDDSAWVEIPDGTAVIVGENGVDVRLFSTKGAPVRSRQLA, encoded by the coding sequence ATGTGCCGTTGGGCAGCCTATCGCGGGGAGCCGCTCTATCTCGAGGAACTGGTGACCTCTCCGGCACACTCGCTGATCGAACAATCCCATTGCGCGACACGGGCGAAGACCGCCACCAACGGCGACGGCTTCGGCATCGCCTGGTATGGCGATCACCCGGAGCCCGGGCGTTACCGTGATATCCTGCCGGCCTGGTCCGACTGCAACTTGAAGAGCATTGCACGGCAGATCCGCTCGCCGCTCTTCCTCGCCCATGTGCGCGCCGCGACCGGCGGCGGTACCCGGCGCGACAACTGTCATCCCTTCGTCTTCGGCCGCTGGTCCTTCATGCACAATGGCCAGATCGGCGATTTCGAGCATCTGCGCCGGCCGATGGAAAGCATGCTCGACAACGACCTCTATTCGGCGCGCACCGGCACGACTGATTCCGAACTCCTGTTCCTGCTCGCCATGCAGTTCGGCCTCGATCGCGATCCGCTCGGCGCGATCGCCGAGGCGCTGGCCTTCATCGAGCAACTCGCCGAGCATCTGGAGCGCCAGGTGCTGGTGCGATTCACTGCCGCGTTCTCCGACGGTCAGGATCTCTACGCCGTGCGCTACGCCTCCGACTGGAAGGCGCCAACGCTCTACGCTGCACCCATGGGCCCGAGCGGCGGCTATTGCCTCGTTTCCGAGCCGCTCAACGATGACGACAGCGCCTGGGTGGAAATCCCCGACGGCACGGCGGTCATCGTCGGCGAAAATGGCGTCGACGTGCGCCTGTTCTCGACCAAGGGTGCGCCGGTGCGGTCGCGTCAACTGGCCTGA
- a CDS encoding GFA family protein: MHIDGQCHCGFVTYEAEIDPADVAICHCTDCQQLTGSAYRVTAGTARENFRLTGGEPKLYVKIGDNGRQRLQFFCPNCGSPIYTTGTDEDALEVGIRVGTINQRRQLRPRSQIWCSSALSWIGDVRKLPGRDRDEAPYA; this comes from the coding sequence ATGCATATCGACGGGCAATGCCACTGCGGCTTTGTGACCTATGAAGCCGAGATCGATCCGGCGGACGTCGCGATCTGCCATTGCACCGATTGCCAGCAACTGACGGGATCGGCCTATCGGGTGACCGCCGGAACCGCGCGCGAAAACTTCCGGCTGACCGGCGGCGAACCGAAGCTCTATGTGAAGATCGGTGACAACGGCCGGCAACGGCTGCAGTTCTTCTGCCCGAATTGTGGCTCGCCGATCTACACGACCGGCACGGACGAGGACGCGCTCGAAGTCGGCATACGGGTCGGTACGATCAATCAGCGCCGGCAGCTCCGGCCACGCTCACAGATCTGGTGTTCCTCGGCCCTGTCTTGGATCGGCGACGTCAGGAAGCTGCCCGGGCGCGATCGGGATGAAGCGCCCTACGCCTAG
- the iolD gene encoding 3D-(3,5/4)-trihydroxycyclohexane-1,2-dione acylhydrolase (decyclizing) produces MSQKTVRLTMAQAVARFLTRQMTVIDGKKVPIFGGVFAIFGHGNVAGVGEALHAIKDTLPTYRAQNEQGMANAAIAFAKASFRRRFMACTTSIGPGALNMVTSAALAHVNRLPVLFLPGDVFANRRPDPVLQQVESFGDGTISANDCFRPVSRYFDRVTRPEQIIPALRRAMQVLTDPADCGPVTLSLCQDVQAEAYDYPENFFDEKVWVPRRVEPDLDELATAIAALKEAKKPIIIAGGGVLYSEASKELGDFAERHGIPVVETQAGKSALPHSHSLNMGSVGVTGTTASNALAEDADVVLAVGSRLQDFTTGSWALFKNEGLKIIGLNVQPFDAGKHNGLPLIADARAGLNRISGGLGGHKADPSWTAKAKAGKAEWLAAADKATATTNAALPSDAQVIGAVQRARGGKNTTLVCAAGGLPGELHKLWQAEEPGGYHMEYGFSTMGYEVAGGLGVKLAKPESDVIVMVGDGSYMMLNSEIASSIMLGAKFTIVLLDNAGYGCINRLQMGTGGANFNNLLKDTHHVELPQIDFAAHAGAMGAVTRKVGSISELEAALKETASETRTTVIVIDTDPLITTEAGGHWWDVAVPEVSGRAQVNAAREGYEKALAAQRFG; encoded by the coding sequence ATGAGCCAGAAGACCGTGCGCCTGACCATGGCACAGGCCGTGGCGCGGTTCCTGACCCGCCAGATGACCGTTATCGATGGCAAGAAGGTGCCGATCTTCGGCGGTGTTTTCGCCATCTTCGGCCACGGCAACGTGGCCGGCGTCGGCGAAGCGCTGCACGCGATCAAGGACACTCTACCGACCTATCGCGCCCAGAACGAACAGGGCATGGCGAATGCGGCGATCGCCTTTGCCAAGGCGAGCTTCCGCCGCCGCTTCATGGCCTGCACCACCTCGATCGGCCCCGGCGCGCTCAACATGGTGACCTCGGCAGCACTCGCCCATGTCAACCGCCTGCCGGTCCTCTTCCTGCCCGGCGATGTGTTCGCCAACCGACGCCCCGATCCGGTGCTGCAGCAGGTGGAAAGCTTCGGCGACGGCACGATCTCGGCGAACGACTGCTTCCGTCCGGTGTCGCGCTACTTCGACCGCGTCACCCGGCCCGAACAGATCATCCCGGCGCTGCGCCGCGCCATGCAGGTGCTGACGGATCCGGCCGATTGCGGCCCGGTAACGCTGTCGCTCTGCCAGGATGTCCAGGCGGAAGCCTACGACTACCCCGAAAACTTCTTCGACGAGAAGGTCTGGGTGCCGCGCCGCGTCGAGCCGGATCTCGACGAACTGGCGACGGCGATCGCGGCGCTGAAGGAAGCAAAGAAGCCGATCATCATCGCCGGCGGCGGCGTGCTCTATTCCGAAGCGAGCAAGGAGCTCGGCGATTTCGCCGAACGCCACGGCATTCCCGTGGTCGAGACGCAGGCCGGCAAGTCGGCGCTGCCGCATTCGCATTCGCTCAACATGGGCTCGGTCGGCGTGACCGGCACCACCGCCTCCAACGCGCTTGCCGAGGATGCCGACGTGGTTCTCGCCGTCGGCTCGCGCCTGCAGGACTTCACAACCGGCTCCTGGGCGCTCTTCAAGAACGAGGGCCTGAAGATCATCGGCCTCAACGTTCAGCCTTTCGACGCCGGCAAACACAACGGCCTGCCGCTGATCGCAGACGCCCGCGCCGGTCTCAACCGCATCTCCGGCGGTCTTGGCGGCCACAAGGCCGATCCGAGCTGGACCGCGAAGGCCAAGGCCGGCAAGGCGGAATGGCTGGCGGCTGCCGACAAGGCGACGGCCACGACCAATGCGGCCCTTCCCTCCGACGCCCAGGTGATCGGCGCCGTGCAGCGCGCCCGCGGCGGCAAGAACACGACGCTCGTCTGCGCCGCCGGCGGTCTACCCGGTGAGTTGCACAAGCTCTGGCAGGCGGAAGAGCCCGGCGGCTACCACATGGAATACGGCTTCTCGACCATGGGTTACGAAGTTGCCGGCGGTCTCGGCGTCAAGCTCGCCAAGCCCGAGAGCGACGTGATCGTCATGGTCGGTGACGGCAGCTACATGATGCTGAATTCGGAGATCGCCTCTTCGATCATGCTTGGCGCCAAGTTCACCATCGTGCTGCTCGACAATGCCGGCTACGGCTGCATCAACCGACTGCAGATGGGCACCGGCGGCGCCAACTTCAACAATCTCTTGAAGGACACCCATCACGTCGAACTGCCGCAGATCGACTTCGCGGCGCATGCCGGCGCGATGGGCGCCGTCACCCGCAAGGTCGGCTCGATCTCCGAACTCGAAGCGGCGCTCAAGGAGACCGCGAGCGAGACGCGCACGACCGTGATCGTCATCGACACCGATCCGCTGATCACGACCGAGGCCGGCGGCCACTGGTGGGATGTCGCAGTGCCCGAGGTCTCGGGCCGCGCCCAGGTCAACGCGGCGCGCGAGGGTTATGAGAAGGCGCTCGCCGCACAGCGCTTCGGCTAA
- a CDS encoding MurR/RpiR family transcriptional regulator, with protein MAMPETTTEVPQDFEALKAAILERKAQLPKRLRQVAAYSLDNPDEIAFGTAASIATSAEVQPSTLVRFAQHFGFEGFSSLQQIFRARLRERTPGYEDRLKALSANDHSKLESGSIFNGFVAAAHRSLDNIASSVDPEAFERAVDILAKADTIYLIAKRRSYPISSYMAYAFGKLKVKYQLVGTAAGIDEDMLAMATKNDAAFAVSFSPYASESAAQARLLAERKVPVVSLTDSAFSPLAESSKVWFELVEADHAGFRSLSASMAFAMALTVAIAEKRQRLAEGN; from the coding sequence ATGGCCATGCCGGAAACGACGACAGAGGTGCCGCAGGATTTCGAGGCGCTGAAGGCCGCCATTCTGGAGCGCAAGGCGCAGCTGCCGAAACGGTTGCGCCAGGTCGCGGCTTATTCGCTCGACAATCCCGATGAAATCGCCTTCGGCACGGCTGCAAGCATTGCCACCTCCGCCGAGGTGCAGCCCTCGACGCTGGTGCGTTTCGCCCAGCATTTCGGCTTCGAGGGCTTTTCCAGCCTGCAGCAGATCTTTCGCGCGCGGCTGCGTGAGCGCACGCCCGGCTACGAGGACCGGCTGAAGGCGCTGAGCGCCAACGATCACAGCAAGCTCGAAAGCGGCTCGATCTTCAACGGCTTCGTCGCCGCCGCCCACCGCTCGCTCGACAACATCGCCTCCTCGGTCGATCCGGAAGCTTTCGAGCGCGCGGTCGATATCCTCGCCAAGGCAGACACGATCTACCTGATCGCCAAGCGCCGCTCCTACCCGATCTCCAGCTACATGGCCTATGCCTTCGGCAAGCTGAAGGTGAAGTACCAGTTGGTCGGCACGGCCGCCGGCATCGACGAGGACATGCTGGCCATGGCGACGAAGAACGATGCCGCCTTCGCCGTCAGCTTCTCGCCCTATGCTTCCGAAAGTGCGGCCCAGGCGCGGCTGCTTGCCGAACGCAAGGTGCCAGTCGTGTCGCTGACGGATTCGGCCTTCTCGCCCTTGGCAGAATCCTCGAAAGTCTGGTTCGAACTGGTCGAGGCCGACCATGCCGGCTTCCGTTCGCTCTCCGCCAGCATGGCCTTCGCGATGGCGCTGACGGTCGCCATCGCCGAGAAGCGCCAGCGCTTAGCCGAGGGCAATTAG